The Rhipicephalus sanguineus isolate Rsan-2018 chromosome 7, BIME_Rsan_1.4, whole genome shotgun sequence genome includes a window with the following:
- the LOC119399115 gene encoding tigger transposable element-derived protein 6-like has product MSGTERLPLLVIGKAHNPRCFKNIHHFPVQYRANRKAWMTSDIFQAWLRQLDRRFSANKRKVLLLVDNCSAHTRVTGLECIELVFLPANTTAALQPLDQGIIQHVKSRYRKHVLERILLCKEAGREYDLSLLTAIHILAHVWSDTPPAVIANSFRHSGFVRPDDSDIPPEATPEDTREPTGNMDDEVNDTRFDSLLPSGIQILDYVAIDSDVAVAGPLTDDDILSEVLEEDQNHCSDDDGQDEPTRRRRTVQEAAKALAILEEFCVCSRDSERAHHHLMGLNKIVLSEIPTARQTKITHFFKK; this is encoded by the coding sequence ATGTCGGGCACCGAGCGCCTGCCACTGCTAGTCATCGGGAAGGCACATAACCCAAGGTGTTTTAAGAACATTCACCACTTCCCTGTGCAATATCGCGCCAATAGAAAGGCCTGGATGACCTCGGATATTTTCCAAGCTTGGCTGCGCCAACTCGACCGCCGCTTCTCCGCTAACAAGCGCAAGGTTTTACTTCTAGTTGACAACTGCAGCGCTCATACCAGAGTGACAGGGCTGGAGTGCATCGAACTTGTATTTCTACCTGCAAACACGACGGCTGCTCTGCAACCGCTGGATCAAGGGATAATTCAGCACGTAAAAAGCAGGTACAGAAAGCATGTGCTGGAACGGATCCTGCTGTGCAAGGAAGCAGGGCGAGAATATGACCTGAGTCTCCTGACCGCAATTCACATTTTAGCGCATGTCTGGAGCGACACGCCGCCCGCGGTCATTGCAAATTCTTTCCGGCACAGCGGCTTTGTCCGCCCTGACGACTCGGATATTCCTCCAGAGGCCACTCCAGAGGACACCCGCGAGCCCACTGGAAATATGGATGACGAGGTGAATGACACTCGTTTTGACTCTCTCCTTCCTAGTGGCATCCAGATTTTAGACTACGTCGCTATAGACTCTGATGTTGCCGTTGCTGGTCCGCTGACTGACGATGATATATTATCGGAAGTGCTTGAAGAGGACCAAAATCACTGTTCCGATGATGACGGCCAGGATGAGCCGACGCGACGTCGCCGCACCGTGCAGGAGGCCGCCAAAGCCCTCGCTATCCTCGAGGAGTTCTGCGTTTGTTCTCGCGACAGTGAACGTGCGCACCACCACCTGATGGGACTAAATAAGATCGTTTTGTCAGAAATTCCGACGGCGAGGCAGACAAAAATAACCCACTTTTTTAAGAAATAA